In a genomic window of Hippoglossus stenolepis isolate QCI-W04-F060 chromosome 17, HSTE1.2, whole genome shotgun sequence:
- the LOC124855008 gene encoding zinc finger MYM-type protein 3-like, translating to MENIFSDVIYSQFTTEFTKILQRLRPSVTAAGYVQLGAYPPIVLLNTLLFFCCEDFGFTTVEQHRQLSFTQLTCCTRTNLNHTRTTSLRFYRPYPRLKLRQTEFPLQTVIKITWRIPWR from the exons ATGGAGAACATATTCAGTGACGTGATCTACAGCCAGTTCACCACCGAGTTCACCAAGATCCTCCAACGTCTCAGACCCTCGGTCACAGCCGCTG GTTACGTCCAGTTGGGGGCGTACCCCCCCATCGTCCTCCTCAACACcctgctcttcttctgctgcgAGGACTTTGGCTTCACCACGGTGGAGCAGCACCGCCAGCTGTCCTTCACCCAGCTCACCTGCTGCACCAGAACCAACCTGAACCACACCCGGACCACTTCCCTGCGCTTCTACCGCCCATATCCACGACTGAAGCTCCGCCAG ACGGAGTTCCCGCTACAAACCGTCATAAAGATAACGTGGAGAATTCCCTGGAGATGA